From Vairimorpha necatrix chromosome 9, complete sequence, one genomic window encodes:
- a CDS encoding zinc finger C2H2 domain-containing protein, producing the protein MTKKRDELENPFLPIKSSKTPKSNKPSKANKKQKTEDKNTGTNSKNDNDGRKKNSKLKRKQDSDSFDTLYDTFIPGSENWPKRQNTQIKNRNNADNSIYNSQSFNDYKENDEKLPIDYLIECAKQEVKSPKKEKKTNLQYLLEAAIEAENEPTKNSNIKKRKLSEKSDVLNKIEKRKNIKQNKKLDHTKNESRKEKDVGILSELTLEYDNEQPLDINTESRRLETKSECEGVKNIQIKLKHNQKISLDQNEDKLVIRIPAYIPKENSKTKKALKSRNKKVKRVMDNPIKESKNYPNDMFPVKIIGDKKIYLCPWKGWDDMPETCNKQWDKLTLVKRHYHSHTGIKGIECPSNGCNRMFTRKDFMKRHLKESCKYKDEKDKKVERDEKDGKDEKEKKE; encoded by the coding sequence ATGACAAAAAAGAGAGACGAACTAGAAAATCCTTTTTTGCCGATAAAATCTTCTAAGACACCTAAATCAAATAAACCGTCGAAAGCAAacaagaaacaaaaaactgAAGATAAAAACACAGGCActaattcaaaaaatgataatgacggtcgaaaaaaaaattctaaattgaaaagaaaacaagaTTCAGACTCATTTGATACTTTATATGATACTTTTATCCCAGGTTCCGAGAACTGGCCAAAAAGACAAAACACacagataaaaaatagaaataacGCCGATAATagtatttataattctcAAAGTTTTAAcgattataaagaaaatgatGAAAAGTTACCTATTGACTATTTAATTGAATGCGCCAAACAAGAAGTTAAATCaccaaaaaaagaaaaaaagacaaaccttcaatatttattagaagCTGCAATAGAAGCTGAAAATGAACCAACCAAAAATtctaacataaaaaaaagaaagttATCGGAAAAATCGgatgttttaaataaaatagagaaaaggaaaaatataaaacaaaataagaAGTTAGATCATACAAAAAACGAATctagaaaagaaaaagatgTTGGAATTCTTTCTGAGTTAACACTTGAATATGATAATGAACAACCCCTCGACATCAACACAGAAAGTAGGAGATTAGAGACGAAATCAGAATGTGAAGGGGTAAAAAACATACAGATTAAGTTAAAACATAATCAAAAGATTAGTTTAGATCAAAATGAAGATAAATTAGTAATTCGAATACCAGCATATATTCCTAAAGAAAACtcaaaaacgaaaaaagCGCTGAAATCAaggaataaaaaagtaaaacgAGTTATGGATAACCCAATAAaagaaagtaaaaattatccTAATGACATGTTTCCTGTAAAGATTATCggggataaaaaaatatatctttgTCCGTGGAAAGGTTGGGACGATATGCCCGAAACTTGCAATAAACAGTGGGATAAATTGACCCTAGTAAAAAGACATTACCATTCTCATACTGGAATAAAGGGCATTGAATGTCCAAGCAATGGATGTAACAGGATGTTTACTAGGAAAGATTTTATGAAAAGACATCTTAAAGAAAGTTGCAAATACAAAGAtgaaaaagataaaaaagttgAAAGAGATGAAAAAGATGGAAAAGATGAAAAGgagaaaaaagaataa